A DNA window from Vigna angularis cultivar LongXiaoDou No.4 chromosome 1, ASM1680809v1, whole genome shotgun sequence contains the following coding sequences:
- the LOC108347616 gene encoding homeobox protein BEL1 homolog isoform X3, with protein sequence MYSTFLPLRIINLDESASLINGRCCWDIDYQEVEAIFEFNFMMARQLCEDKSKDMASSTGLFYPDVSSNIPTLQPHLMNHIQGFVTDPEMFNLTTGMEMIGFSKNLHPHSESNGVMWKSFFGKPSQHAGPSSSKTMNESSCNFYNQHEYSNKQDFTSGISETSSENLIVGGAHDSAPWQENRLMLDDSSLRCVFPCEGNERPSQGLSLSLSSTNPSSIGLQSFELRQTNHHQHLSDFVSRDGYFGKSVNAQQQQQVLQDGYMSPNKAANIYQGHFLIKNSKFLVPAQLLLNEFCSLGTKENDVQKQKQSLKNKPWEEGNNGGGSSKNHSLGSLEFVELQKRKTRLLSMLEEVDRRYKHYCNQMKAVVSSFEAVAGNGAATVYSALALRAMSRHFRCLKDGIMEQIQTTRKAMGEKDPVAPGTTRGETPRLKIIDQSLRQQRAFQQISMMETHPWRPQRGLPERSVSVLRAWLFEHFLHPYPSDVDKHILARQTGLSRSQVSNWFINARVRLWKPMVEEMYLEEEKEQQNDVASSEGGGTNPEGDQNAARQDQKPTQARLLRIDSEMSSMVSNTEQKNDSKSGKSVQNDEQMNESNHPAEAFGAVELDFSSYAQQSSGVVGYDGDSGNERFQGGGGGVSLTLGLQQQGESGVSLAFPPATQSSMFYPRDHIEECQTVEYSLLDGEGQNMPYRNLMGTQLLHDLDAII encoded by the exons ATGTATTCCACTTTTCTTCCATTACG GATAATCAACCTTGATGAAAGCGCATCCCTCATAAACGGAAGGTGTTGCTGGGACATAGATTATCAAGAAGTGGAAGCAATATTTGAGTTTAATTTCATGATGGCTCGACAATTGTGTGAAGACAAATCCAAGGACATGGCTTCATCGACTGGTCTGTTCTACCCTGATGTGTCATCAAACATCCCAACTCTCCAACCCCATCTGATGAACCACATCCAAGGCTTTGTGACCGACCCAGAGATGTTCAACCTCACCACTGGCATGGAGATGATAGGGTTTTCCAAGAATCTTCATCCACACAGTGAAAGCAACGGGGTCATGTGGAAAAGTTTCTTCGGGAAACCAAGTCAACACGCGGGTCCTTCCTCTTCCAAAACTATGAACGAGTCTTCTTGCAATTTTTATAACCAGCACGAGTATAGTAATAAGCAAGACTTCACATCAGGGATTTCAGAAACAAGTAGCGAAAATTTGATAGTCGGTGGTGCTCATGATTCTGCCCCGTGGCAAGAGAACAGGCTAATGCTTGATGATTCTTCCTTAAGGTGCGTGTTCCCCTGTGAAGGTAACGAAAGGCCTAGTCAAGGTCTTTCACTCTCTCTCAGTTCAACCAACCCTTCGAGTATTGGGTTGCAATCTTTCGAGCTAAGACAAACAAACCATCATCAGCATCTTTCTGATTTTGTTTCGAGAGACGGGTATTTTGGAAAATCGGTCAATGCTCAACAACAGCAACAAGTGTTGCAAGACGGGTACATGAGTCCTAACAAAGCTGCAAATATTTATCAGGGACATTTTCTAATCAAGAACTCCAAGTTCTTGGTGCCTGCACAGCTCCTTCTGAACGAGTTTTGTAGTCTTGGAACAAAGGAAAATGATGTGCAAAAGCAGAAGCAGTCTCTAAAGAACAAGCCGTGGGAAGAGGGTAACAACGGTGGTGGTTCCTCAAAGAACCATTCTCTTGGCTCTCTAGAGTTCGTGGAGTTGCAGAAGAGAAAGACAAGGCTGCTATCGATGCTGGAAGAG GTTGATAGAAGATACAAACATTACTGTAACCAAATGAAGGCTGTGGTCTCCTCCTTTGAAGCAGTGGCGGGTAACGGAGCAGCCACAGTTTATTCGGCTTTGGCTTTGAGAGCCATGTCTCGCCATTTTAGGTGCCTGAAAGATGGAATCATGGAACAGATTCAAACCACCAGAAAAGCTATGGGAGAGAAAGACCCCGTTGCACCAGGAACAACAAGGGGCGAAACACCGAGGCTTAAAATCATTGACCAATCACTGAGACAACAAAGGGCCTTTCAACAAATTAGCATGATGGAAACCCATCCCTGGAGACCTCAACGTGGCCTTCCCGAACGATCCGTTTCAGTTCTTCGGGCTTGGCTTTTCGAGCACTTTCTTCACCC gtacccaagTGATGTCGATAAACACATCCTAGCCCGCCAAACCGGTCTCTCCAGAAGTCAG GTTTCGAATTGGTTTATTAACGCCAGGGTGAGGCTGTGGAAGCCGATGGTGGAGGAGATGTACttggaagaagagaaggagCAACAGAACGACGTCGCATCGTCGGAGGGAGGAGGCACCAATCCCGAGGGTGATCAGAACGCGGCACGCCAGGATCAGAAGCCGACGCAGGCTCGGCTCCTCCGAATTGACTCGGAGATGTCGTCCATGGTGAGCAACACGGAGCAGAAAAACGACAGCAAGAGCGGAAAAAGCGTCCAAAATGACGAGCAAATGAATGAGAGCAACCATCCCGCGGAGGCGTTCGGGGCGGTGGAGCTTGACTTTTCGTCATACGCGCAGCAGTCCTCCGGCGTGGTCGGTTACGATGGTGACAGCGGGAACGAGAGGTTCCAGGGTGGCGGTGGGGGCGTGTCGTTGACGCTAGGGTTACAGCAGCAGGGTGAAAGCGGGGTGAGTTTAGCGTTCCCGCCAGCGACTCAAAGCTCGATGTTCTACCCACGGGACCATATAGAAGAGTGTCAAACAGTCGAGTACTCTCTTTTGGACGGCGAAGGACAAAACATGCCGTATAGGAATCTCATGGGGACACAATTGCTCCATGATTTG
- the LOC108347616 gene encoding homeobox protein BEL1 homolog isoform X2 — protein sequence MYSTFLPLRIINLDESASLINGRCCWDIDYQEVEAIFEFNFMMARQLCEDKSKDMASSTGLFYPDVSSNIPTLQPHLMNHIQGFVTDPEMFNLTTGMEMIGFSKNLHPHSESNGVMWKSFFGKPSQHAGPSSSKTMNESSCNFYNQHEYSNKQDFTSGISETSSENLIVGGAHDSAPWQENRLMLDDSSLRCVFPCEGNERPSQGLSLSLSSTNPSSIGLQSFELRQTNHHQHLSDFVSRDGYFGKSVNAQQQQQVLQDGYMSPNKAANIYQGHFLIKNSKFLVPAQLLLNEFCSLGTKENDVQKQKQSLKNKPWEEGNNGGGSSKNHSLGSLEFVELQKRKTRLLSMLEEVDRRYKHYCNQMKAVVSSFEAVAGNGAATVYSALALRAMSRHFRCLKDGIMEQIQTTRKAMGEKDPVAPGTTRGETPRLKIIDQSLRQQRAFQQISMMETHPWRPQRGLPERSVSVLRAWLFEHFLHPYPSDVDKHILARQTGLSRSQVSNWFINARVRLWKPMVEEMYLEEEKEQQNDVASSEGGGTNPEGDQNAARQDQKPTQARLLRIDSEMSSMVSNTEQKNDSKSGKSVQNDEQMNESNHPAEAFGAVELDFSSYAQQSSGVVGYDGDSGNERFQGGGGGVSLTLGLQQQGESGVSLAFPPATQSSMFYPRDHIEECQTVEYSLLDGEGQNMPYRNLMGTQLLHDLFAVNNFRRCMMCCVDGVPMAKR from the exons ATGTATTCCACTTTTCTTCCATTACG GATAATCAACCTTGATGAAAGCGCATCCCTCATAAACGGAAGGTGTTGCTGGGACATAGATTATCAAGAAGTGGAAGCAATATTTGAGTTTAATTTCATGATGGCTCGACAATTGTGTGAAGACAAATCCAAGGACATGGCTTCATCGACTGGTCTGTTCTACCCTGATGTGTCATCAAACATCCCAACTCTCCAACCCCATCTGATGAACCACATCCAAGGCTTTGTGACCGACCCAGAGATGTTCAACCTCACCACTGGCATGGAGATGATAGGGTTTTCCAAGAATCTTCATCCACACAGTGAAAGCAACGGGGTCATGTGGAAAAGTTTCTTCGGGAAACCAAGTCAACACGCGGGTCCTTCCTCTTCCAAAACTATGAACGAGTCTTCTTGCAATTTTTATAACCAGCACGAGTATAGTAATAAGCAAGACTTCACATCAGGGATTTCAGAAACAAGTAGCGAAAATTTGATAGTCGGTGGTGCTCATGATTCTGCCCCGTGGCAAGAGAACAGGCTAATGCTTGATGATTCTTCCTTAAGGTGCGTGTTCCCCTGTGAAGGTAACGAAAGGCCTAGTCAAGGTCTTTCACTCTCTCTCAGTTCAACCAACCCTTCGAGTATTGGGTTGCAATCTTTCGAGCTAAGACAAACAAACCATCATCAGCATCTTTCTGATTTTGTTTCGAGAGACGGGTATTTTGGAAAATCGGTCAATGCTCAACAACAGCAACAAGTGTTGCAAGACGGGTACATGAGTCCTAACAAAGCTGCAAATATTTATCAGGGACATTTTCTAATCAAGAACTCCAAGTTCTTGGTGCCTGCACAGCTCCTTCTGAACGAGTTTTGTAGTCTTGGAACAAAGGAAAATGATGTGCAAAAGCAGAAGCAGTCTCTAAAGAACAAGCCGTGGGAAGAGGGTAACAACGGTGGTGGTTCCTCAAAGAACCATTCTCTTGGCTCTCTAGAGTTCGTGGAGTTGCAGAAGAGAAAGACAAGGCTGCTATCGATGCTGGAAGAG GTTGATAGAAGATACAAACATTACTGTAACCAAATGAAGGCTGTGGTCTCCTCCTTTGAAGCAGTGGCGGGTAACGGAGCAGCCACAGTTTATTCGGCTTTGGCTTTGAGAGCCATGTCTCGCCATTTTAGGTGCCTGAAAGATGGAATCATGGAACAGATTCAAACCACCAGAAAAGCTATGGGAGAGAAAGACCCCGTTGCACCAGGAACAACAAGGGGCGAAACACCGAGGCTTAAAATCATTGACCAATCACTGAGACAACAAAGGGCCTTTCAACAAATTAGCATGATGGAAACCCATCCCTGGAGACCTCAACGTGGCCTTCCCGAACGATCCGTTTCAGTTCTTCGGGCTTGGCTTTTCGAGCACTTTCTTCACCC gtacccaagTGATGTCGATAAACACATCCTAGCCCGCCAAACCGGTCTCTCCAGAAGTCAG GTTTCGAATTGGTTTATTAACGCCAGGGTGAGGCTGTGGAAGCCGATGGTGGAGGAGATGTACttggaagaagagaaggagCAACAGAACGACGTCGCATCGTCGGAGGGAGGAGGCACCAATCCCGAGGGTGATCAGAACGCGGCACGCCAGGATCAGAAGCCGACGCAGGCTCGGCTCCTCCGAATTGACTCGGAGATGTCGTCCATGGTGAGCAACACGGAGCAGAAAAACGACAGCAAGAGCGGAAAAAGCGTCCAAAATGACGAGCAAATGAATGAGAGCAACCATCCCGCGGAGGCGTTCGGGGCGGTGGAGCTTGACTTTTCGTCATACGCGCAGCAGTCCTCCGGCGTGGTCGGTTACGATGGTGACAGCGGGAACGAGAGGTTCCAGGGTGGCGGTGGGGGCGTGTCGTTGACGCTAGGGTTACAGCAGCAGGGTGAAAGCGGGGTGAGTTTAGCGTTCCCGCCAGCGACTCAAAGCTCGATGTTCTACCCACGGGACCATATAGAAGAGTGTCAAACAGTCGAGTACTCTCTTTTGGACGGCGAAGGACAAAACATGCCGTATAGGAATCTCATGGGGACACAATTGCTCCATGATTTG
- the LOC108347616 gene encoding homeobox protein BEL1 homolog isoform X4 translates to MYSTFLPLRIINLDESASLINGRCCWDIDYQEVEAIFEFNFMMARQLCEDKSKDMASSTGLFYPDVSSNIPTLQPHLMNHIQGFVTDPEMFNLTTGMEMIGFSKNLHPHSESNGVMWKSFFGKPSQHAGPSSSKTMNESSCNFYNQHEYSNKQDFTSGISETSSENLIVGGAHDSAPWQENRLMLDDSSLRCVFPCEGNERPSQGLSLSLSSTNPSSIGLQSFELRQTNHHQHLSDFVSRDGYFGKSVNAQQQQQVLQDGYMSPNKAANIYQGHFLIKNSKFLVPAQLLLNEFCSLGTKENDVQKQKQSLKNKPWEEGNNGGGSSKNHSLGSLEFVELQKRKTRLLSMLEEVDRRYKHYCNQMKAVVSSFEAVAGNGAATVYSALALRAMSRHFRCLKDGIMEQIQTTRKAMGEKDPVAPGTTRGETPRLKIIDQSLRQQRAFQQISMMETHPWRPQRGLPERSVSVLRAWLFEHFLHPYPSDVDKHILARQTGLSRSQVSNWFINARVRLWKPMVEEMYLEEEKEQQNDVASSEGGGTNPEGDQNAARQDQKPTQARLLRIDSEMSSMVSNTEQKNDSKSGKSVQNDEQMNESNHPAEAFGAVELDFSSYAQQSSGVVGYDGDSGNERFQGGGGGVSLTLGLQQQGESGVSLAFPPATQSSMFYPRDHIEECQTVEYSLLDGEGQNMPYRNLMGTQLLHDL, encoded by the exons ATGTATTCCACTTTTCTTCCATTACG GATAATCAACCTTGATGAAAGCGCATCCCTCATAAACGGAAGGTGTTGCTGGGACATAGATTATCAAGAAGTGGAAGCAATATTTGAGTTTAATTTCATGATGGCTCGACAATTGTGTGAAGACAAATCCAAGGACATGGCTTCATCGACTGGTCTGTTCTACCCTGATGTGTCATCAAACATCCCAACTCTCCAACCCCATCTGATGAACCACATCCAAGGCTTTGTGACCGACCCAGAGATGTTCAACCTCACCACTGGCATGGAGATGATAGGGTTTTCCAAGAATCTTCATCCACACAGTGAAAGCAACGGGGTCATGTGGAAAAGTTTCTTCGGGAAACCAAGTCAACACGCGGGTCCTTCCTCTTCCAAAACTATGAACGAGTCTTCTTGCAATTTTTATAACCAGCACGAGTATAGTAATAAGCAAGACTTCACATCAGGGATTTCAGAAACAAGTAGCGAAAATTTGATAGTCGGTGGTGCTCATGATTCTGCCCCGTGGCAAGAGAACAGGCTAATGCTTGATGATTCTTCCTTAAGGTGCGTGTTCCCCTGTGAAGGTAACGAAAGGCCTAGTCAAGGTCTTTCACTCTCTCTCAGTTCAACCAACCCTTCGAGTATTGGGTTGCAATCTTTCGAGCTAAGACAAACAAACCATCATCAGCATCTTTCTGATTTTGTTTCGAGAGACGGGTATTTTGGAAAATCGGTCAATGCTCAACAACAGCAACAAGTGTTGCAAGACGGGTACATGAGTCCTAACAAAGCTGCAAATATTTATCAGGGACATTTTCTAATCAAGAACTCCAAGTTCTTGGTGCCTGCACAGCTCCTTCTGAACGAGTTTTGTAGTCTTGGAACAAAGGAAAATGATGTGCAAAAGCAGAAGCAGTCTCTAAAGAACAAGCCGTGGGAAGAGGGTAACAACGGTGGTGGTTCCTCAAAGAACCATTCTCTTGGCTCTCTAGAGTTCGTGGAGTTGCAGAAGAGAAAGACAAGGCTGCTATCGATGCTGGAAGAG GTTGATAGAAGATACAAACATTACTGTAACCAAATGAAGGCTGTGGTCTCCTCCTTTGAAGCAGTGGCGGGTAACGGAGCAGCCACAGTTTATTCGGCTTTGGCTTTGAGAGCCATGTCTCGCCATTTTAGGTGCCTGAAAGATGGAATCATGGAACAGATTCAAACCACCAGAAAAGCTATGGGAGAGAAAGACCCCGTTGCACCAGGAACAACAAGGGGCGAAACACCGAGGCTTAAAATCATTGACCAATCACTGAGACAACAAAGGGCCTTTCAACAAATTAGCATGATGGAAACCCATCCCTGGAGACCTCAACGTGGCCTTCCCGAACGATCCGTTTCAGTTCTTCGGGCTTGGCTTTTCGAGCACTTTCTTCACCC gtacccaagTGATGTCGATAAACACATCCTAGCCCGCCAAACCGGTCTCTCCAGAAGTCAG GTTTCGAATTGGTTTATTAACGCCAGGGTGAGGCTGTGGAAGCCGATGGTGGAGGAGATGTACttggaagaagagaaggagCAACAGAACGACGTCGCATCGTCGGAGGGAGGAGGCACCAATCCCGAGGGTGATCAGAACGCGGCACGCCAGGATCAGAAGCCGACGCAGGCTCGGCTCCTCCGAATTGACTCGGAGATGTCGTCCATGGTGAGCAACACGGAGCAGAAAAACGACAGCAAGAGCGGAAAAAGCGTCCAAAATGACGAGCAAATGAATGAGAGCAACCATCCCGCGGAGGCGTTCGGGGCGGTGGAGCTTGACTTTTCGTCATACGCGCAGCAGTCCTCCGGCGTGGTCGGTTACGATGGTGACAGCGGGAACGAGAGGTTCCAGGGTGGCGGTGGGGGCGTGTCGTTGACGCTAGGGTTACAGCAGCAGGGTGAAAGCGGGGTGAGTTTAGCGTTCCCGCCAGCGACTCAAAGCTCGATGTTCTACCCACGGGACCATATAGAAGAGTGTCAAACAGTCGAGTACTCTCTTTTGGACGGCGAAGGACAAAACATGCCGTATAGGAATCTCATGGGGACACAATTGCTCCATGATTTG
- the LOC108347616 gene encoding homeobox protein BEL1 homolog isoform X1, with protein sequence MYSTFLPLRIINLDESASLINGRCCWDIDYQEVEAIFEFNFMMARQLCEDKSKDMASSTGLFYPDVSSNIPTLQPHLMNHIQGFVTDPEMFNLTTGMEMIGFSKNLHPHSESNGVMWKSFFGKPSQHAGPSSSKTMNESSCNFYNQHEYSNKQDFTSGISETSSENLIVGGAHDSAPWQENRLMLDDSSLRCVFPCEGNERPSQGLSLSLSSTNPSSIGLQSFELRQTNHHQHLSDFVSRDGYFGKSVNAQQQQQVLQDGYMSPNKAANIYQGHFLIKNSKFLVPAQLLLNEFCSLGTKENDVQKQKQSLKNKPWEEGNNGGGSSKNHSLGSLEFVELQKRKTRLLSMLEEVDRRYKHYCNQMKAVVSSFEAVAGNGAATVYSALALRAMSRHFRCLKDGIMEQIQTTRKAMGEKDPVAPGTTRGETPRLKIIDQSLRQQRAFQQISMMETHPWRPQRGLPERSVSVLRAWLFEHFLHPYPSDVDKHILARQTGLSRSQVSNWFINARVRLWKPMVEEMYLEEEKEQQNDVASSEGGGTNPEGDQNAARQDQKPTQARLLRIDSEMSSMVSNTEQKNDSKSGKSVQNDEQMNESNHPAEAFGAVELDFSSYAQQSSGVVGYDGDSGNERFQGGGGGVSLTLGLQQQGESGVSLAFPPATQSSMFYPRDHIEECQTVEYSLLDGEGQNMPYRNLMGTQLLHDLVLIMRMPHLFWNLNLQLVDSTLYYYFFFLLH encoded by the exons ATGTATTCCACTTTTCTTCCATTACG GATAATCAACCTTGATGAAAGCGCATCCCTCATAAACGGAAGGTGTTGCTGGGACATAGATTATCAAGAAGTGGAAGCAATATTTGAGTTTAATTTCATGATGGCTCGACAATTGTGTGAAGACAAATCCAAGGACATGGCTTCATCGACTGGTCTGTTCTACCCTGATGTGTCATCAAACATCCCAACTCTCCAACCCCATCTGATGAACCACATCCAAGGCTTTGTGACCGACCCAGAGATGTTCAACCTCACCACTGGCATGGAGATGATAGGGTTTTCCAAGAATCTTCATCCACACAGTGAAAGCAACGGGGTCATGTGGAAAAGTTTCTTCGGGAAACCAAGTCAACACGCGGGTCCTTCCTCTTCCAAAACTATGAACGAGTCTTCTTGCAATTTTTATAACCAGCACGAGTATAGTAATAAGCAAGACTTCACATCAGGGATTTCAGAAACAAGTAGCGAAAATTTGATAGTCGGTGGTGCTCATGATTCTGCCCCGTGGCAAGAGAACAGGCTAATGCTTGATGATTCTTCCTTAAGGTGCGTGTTCCCCTGTGAAGGTAACGAAAGGCCTAGTCAAGGTCTTTCACTCTCTCTCAGTTCAACCAACCCTTCGAGTATTGGGTTGCAATCTTTCGAGCTAAGACAAACAAACCATCATCAGCATCTTTCTGATTTTGTTTCGAGAGACGGGTATTTTGGAAAATCGGTCAATGCTCAACAACAGCAACAAGTGTTGCAAGACGGGTACATGAGTCCTAACAAAGCTGCAAATATTTATCAGGGACATTTTCTAATCAAGAACTCCAAGTTCTTGGTGCCTGCACAGCTCCTTCTGAACGAGTTTTGTAGTCTTGGAACAAAGGAAAATGATGTGCAAAAGCAGAAGCAGTCTCTAAAGAACAAGCCGTGGGAAGAGGGTAACAACGGTGGTGGTTCCTCAAAGAACCATTCTCTTGGCTCTCTAGAGTTCGTGGAGTTGCAGAAGAGAAAGACAAGGCTGCTATCGATGCTGGAAGAG GTTGATAGAAGATACAAACATTACTGTAACCAAATGAAGGCTGTGGTCTCCTCCTTTGAAGCAGTGGCGGGTAACGGAGCAGCCACAGTTTATTCGGCTTTGGCTTTGAGAGCCATGTCTCGCCATTTTAGGTGCCTGAAAGATGGAATCATGGAACAGATTCAAACCACCAGAAAAGCTATGGGAGAGAAAGACCCCGTTGCACCAGGAACAACAAGGGGCGAAACACCGAGGCTTAAAATCATTGACCAATCACTGAGACAACAAAGGGCCTTTCAACAAATTAGCATGATGGAAACCCATCCCTGGAGACCTCAACGTGGCCTTCCCGAACGATCCGTTTCAGTTCTTCGGGCTTGGCTTTTCGAGCACTTTCTTCACCC gtacccaagTGATGTCGATAAACACATCCTAGCCCGCCAAACCGGTCTCTCCAGAAGTCAG GTTTCGAATTGGTTTATTAACGCCAGGGTGAGGCTGTGGAAGCCGATGGTGGAGGAGATGTACttggaagaagagaaggagCAACAGAACGACGTCGCATCGTCGGAGGGAGGAGGCACCAATCCCGAGGGTGATCAGAACGCGGCACGCCAGGATCAGAAGCCGACGCAGGCTCGGCTCCTCCGAATTGACTCGGAGATGTCGTCCATGGTGAGCAACACGGAGCAGAAAAACGACAGCAAGAGCGGAAAAAGCGTCCAAAATGACGAGCAAATGAATGAGAGCAACCATCCCGCGGAGGCGTTCGGGGCGGTGGAGCTTGACTTTTCGTCATACGCGCAGCAGTCCTCCGGCGTGGTCGGTTACGATGGTGACAGCGGGAACGAGAGGTTCCAGGGTGGCGGTGGGGGCGTGTCGTTGACGCTAGGGTTACAGCAGCAGGGTGAAAGCGGGGTGAGTTTAGCGTTCCCGCCAGCGACTCAAAGCTCGATGTTCTACCCACGGGACCATATAGAAGAGTGTCAAACAGTCGAGTACTCTCTTTTGGACGGCGAAGGACAAAACATGCCGTATAGGAATCTCATGGGGACACAATTGCTCCATGATTTG
- the LOC108347616 gene encoding homeobox protein BEL1 homolog isoform X5 gives MMARQLCEDKSKDMASSTGLFYPDVSSNIPTLQPHLMNHIQGFVTDPEMFNLTTGMEMIGFSKNLHPHSESNGVMWKSFFGKPSQHAGPSSSKTMNESSCNFYNQHEYSNKQDFTSGISETSSENLIVGGAHDSAPWQENRLMLDDSSLRCVFPCEGNERPSQGLSLSLSSTNPSSIGLQSFELRQTNHHQHLSDFVSRDGYFGKSVNAQQQQQVLQDGYMSPNKAANIYQGHFLIKNSKFLVPAQLLLNEFCSLGTKENDVQKQKQSLKNKPWEEGNNGGGSSKNHSLGSLEFVELQKRKTRLLSMLEEVDRRYKHYCNQMKAVVSSFEAVAGNGAATVYSALALRAMSRHFRCLKDGIMEQIQTTRKAMGEKDPVAPGTTRGETPRLKIIDQSLRQQRAFQQISMMETHPWRPQRGLPERSVSVLRAWLFEHFLHPYPSDVDKHILARQTGLSRSQVSNWFINARVRLWKPMVEEMYLEEEKEQQNDVASSEGGGTNPEGDQNAARQDQKPTQARLLRIDSEMSSMVSNTEQKNDSKSGKSVQNDEQMNESNHPAEAFGAVELDFSSYAQQSSGVVGYDGDSGNERFQGGGGGVSLTLGLQQQGESGVSLAFPPATQSSMFYPRDHIEECQTVEYSLLDGEGQNMPYRNLMGTQLLHDLVLIMRMPHLFWNLNLQLVDSTLYYYFFFLLH, from the exons ATGATGGCTCGACAATTGTGTGAAGACAAATCCAAGGACATGGCTTCATCGACTGGTCTGTTCTACCCTGATGTGTCATCAAACATCCCAACTCTCCAACCCCATCTGATGAACCACATCCAAGGCTTTGTGACCGACCCAGAGATGTTCAACCTCACCACTGGCATGGAGATGATAGGGTTTTCCAAGAATCTTCATCCACACAGTGAAAGCAACGGGGTCATGTGGAAAAGTTTCTTCGGGAAACCAAGTCAACACGCGGGTCCTTCCTCTTCCAAAACTATGAACGAGTCTTCTTGCAATTTTTATAACCAGCACGAGTATAGTAATAAGCAAGACTTCACATCAGGGATTTCAGAAACAAGTAGCGAAAATTTGATAGTCGGTGGTGCTCATGATTCTGCCCCGTGGCAAGAGAACAGGCTAATGCTTGATGATTCTTCCTTAAGGTGCGTGTTCCCCTGTGAAGGTAACGAAAGGCCTAGTCAAGGTCTTTCACTCTCTCTCAGTTCAACCAACCCTTCGAGTATTGGGTTGCAATCTTTCGAGCTAAGACAAACAAACCATCATCAGCATCTTTCTGATTTTGTTTCGAGAGACGGGTATTTTGGAAAATCGGTCAATGCTCAACAACAGCAACAAGTGTTGCAAGACGGGTACATGAGTCCTAACAAAGCTGCAAATATTTATCAGGGACATTTTCTAATCAAGAACTCCAAGTTCTTGGTGCCTGCACAGCTCCTTCTGAACGAGTTTTGTAGTCTTGGAACAAAGGAAAATGATGTGCAAAAGCAGAAGCAGTCTCTAAAGAACAAGCCGTGGGAAGAGGGTAACAACGGTGGTGGTTCCTCAAAGAACCATTCTCTTGGCTCTCTAGAGTTCGTGGAGTTGCAGAAGAGAAAGACAAGGCTGCTATCGATGCTGGAAGAG GTTGATAGAAGATACAAACATTACTGTAACCAAATGAAGGCTGTGGTCTCCTCCTTTGAAGCAGTGGCGGGTAACGGAGCAGCCACAGTTTATTCGGCTTTGGCTTTGAGAGCCATGTCTCGCCATTTTAGGTGCCTGAAAGATGGAATCATGGAACAGATTCAAACCACCAGAAAAGCTATGGGAGAGAAAGACCCCGTTGCACCAGGAACAACAAGGGGCGAAACACCGAGGCTTAAAATCATTGACCAATCACTGAGACAACAAAGGGCCTTTCAACAAATTAGCATGATGGAAACCCATCCCTGGAGACCTCAACGTGGCCTTCCCGAACGATCCGTTTCAGTTCTTCGGGCTTGGCTTTTCGAGCACTTTCTTCACCC gtacccaagTGATGTCGATAAACACATCCTAGCCCGCCAAACCGGTCTCTCCAGAAGTCAG GTTTCGAATTGGTTTATTAACGCCAGGGTGAGGCTGTGGAAGCCGATGGTGGAGGAGATGTACttggaagaagagaaggagCAACAGAACGACGTCGCATCGTCGGAGGGAGGAGGCACCAATCCCGAGGGTGATCAGAACGCGGCACGCCAGGATCAGAAGCCGACGCAGGCTCGGCTCCTCCGAATTGACTCGGAGATGTCGTCCATGGTGAGCAACACGGAGCAGAAAAACGACAGCAAGAGCGGAAAAAGCGTCCAAAATGACGAGCAAATGAATGAGAGCAACCATCCCGCGGAGGCGTTCGGGGCGGTGGAGCTTGACTTTTCGTCATACGCGCAGCAGTCCTCCGGCGTGGTCGGTTACGATGGTGACAGCGGGAACGAGAGGTTCCAGGGTGGCGGTGGGGGCGTGTCGTTGACGCTAGGGTTACAGCAGCAGGGTGAAAGCGGGGTGAGTTTAGCGTTCCCGCCAGCGACTCAAAGCTCGATGTTCTACCCACGGGACCATATAGAAGAGTGTCAAACAGTCGAGTACTCTCTTTTGGACGGCGAAGGACAAAACATGCCGTATAGGAATCTCATGGGGACACAATTGCTCCATGATTTG